One genomic segment of Elgaria multicarinata webbii isolate HBS135686 ecotype San Diego chromosome 9, rElgMul1.1.pri, whole genome shotgun sequence includes these proteins:
- the GPR22 gene encoding G-protein coupled receptor 22, with protein sequence MCFSSILEVNMQSETNITVRDAIDDINTNMYQPLSYPLSFQVSLTGFLMLEIVLGLGSNLTVLVLYCMKSNLINSVSNIITMNLHVLDVIICVGCIPLTIVILLLSLENNSALICCFHEACVSFASVSTAINVFAITLDRYDISVKPANRILTMGRAVILMTSIWIVSFFSFLIPFIEVNFFSPHSANTWENKTLLCVSANEYHTELGMYYHLLVQIPIFFFTVIVMLITYSKILQALNIRIGTRFSTGQKKKARKKKTISLSTQHETTDVSQSSGGRNVVFGVRTSVSVIIALRRAVKRHRERRERQKRVFRMSLLIISTFLLCWTPITVLNTTILCLGPSDLLVKLRLCFLVMAYGTTIFHPLLYAFTRQKFQKVLKSKMKKRVVSIVEADPIPNNAVIHNSWIEPNRNKTITFEDNEVRQKCLVPQVVTD encoded by the coding sequence ATGTGTTTCTCTTCCATTCTAGAAGTCAACATGCAGTCTGAAACTAACATTACAGTTCGAGATGCCATTGACGACATCAACACCAATATGTACCAGCCACTGTCTTATCCATTAAGCTTTCAAGTTTCTCTCACTGGATTTCTGATGTTAGAAATTGTATTGGGACTTGGCAGCAACCTCACTGTACTGGTACTTTACTGCATGAAATCCAACTTAATCAACTCTGTCAGTAACATTATTACAATGAACCTCCATGTTCTTGATGTAATCATTTGTGTGGGATGTATCCCTCTAACTATAGTTATTCTTCTGCTTTCACTGGAGAATAACTCCGCACTGATCTGCTGCTTTCACGAGGCTTGCGTGTCATTTGCAAGCGTTTCCACTGCAATCAATGTCTTTGCTATCACTTTGGACCGATACGATATCTCTGTGAAACCCGCAAATCGGATTTTGACAATGGGAAGAGCTGTGATACTCATGACATCAATATGGATCGTCTCTTTTTTCTCATTCTTGATTCCATTCATTGAAGTAAATTTCTTCAGCCCTCACAGTGCAAATACTTGGGAAAATAAGACACTCTTGTGTGTGAGCGCAAATGAATACCACACAGAACTGGGAATGTACTACCACCTTTTAGTACAAATTCCAATCTTTTTTTTCACTGTTATAGTAATGCTAATTACATATAGCAAAATTCTCCAGGCACTTAATATCCGAATAGGCACAAGATTTTCCACAGGACAGAAGAAAAAAGcgagaaagaaaaagacaattTCTTTGTCCACTCAACATGAAACTACTGATGTATCACAAAGCAGTGGAGGGAGAAATGTAGTCTTTGGTGTAAGGACTTCAGTTTCTGTTATAATTGCTCTGCGGCGGGCTGTAAAGCGACACCGTGAACGACGGGAAAGACAGAAGAGAGTCTTCAGAATGTCACTGTTGATCATTTCAACTTTTCTTCTCTGCTGGACACCAATTACAGTTTTAAATACTACAATTTTATGTTTGGGCCCAAGTGACCTTTTGGTAAAATTGAGATTATGTTTTCTAGTCATGGCATATGGAACCACCATCTTTCACCCTCTCCTATACGCATTCACAAGACAGAAATTTCAAAAAGTtctgaaaagtaaaatgaaaaagcGTGTTGTCTCAATAGTGGAAGCTGACCCTATCCCAAATAATGCTGTAATACACAACTCATGGATAGAGCCTAACAGGAACAAGACAATTACTTTTGAAGACAATGAAGTAAGACAGAAGTGTTTAGTACCTCAGGTTGTCACAGACTAG